A window of Mixophyes fleayi isolate aMixFle1 chromosome 10, aMixFle1.hap1, whole genome shotgun sequence contains these coding sequences:
- the LOC142103779 gene encoding fatty acid desaturase 2-like, with protein MGMGAQNGEGCSSNGCVKSEPRYNWEEVQKHNTKTDKWLVIDRKVYNISGWVKRHPGGMRVIGHYAGEDASEAFHAFHPDLTFVRKFLKPLFIGELAENEPSQDRDKNAEQVEDFRKLRKTAEEMELFNASVVFFGLYLSHILFLELLAWATLSYLGNGWIPTIITILLLSTSQAQAGWLQHDFGHLSVFKKSKWNHIGHKFVIGHLKGASANWWNHRHFQHHAKPNIFCKDPDVNMVHIFVLGDTQPVEYGKKKLKYLPYNHQHQYFFLIGPPLLIPIYFTVQIMKTMITRKDWVDLAWSMSYYLRFFITFVPFFGFFGSIAVLTVVRFIESHWFVWVTQMNHIPMEIDHEKYRDWLDSQLAATCNIEQSFFNDWFSGHLNFQIEHHLFPTMPRHNYYKIAPLVRSLCKKYNVTYEEKTLYNGFRDVVGSLKKSGELWLDAYLHK; from the exons ATGGGCATGGGGGCACAGAACGGAGAGGGGTGCAGCAGCAATGGCTGCGTCAAGTCGGAACCTCGTTATAATTGGGAAGAAGTCCAGAAACACAACACGAAGACTGACAAGTGGCTGGTGATAGACCGCAAAGTCTACAACATCAGTGGCTGGGTGAAGAGACACCCGGGGGGCATGAGAGTCATCGGGCACTACGCTGGCGAGGATGCCTCG GAAGCTTTCCATGCTTTTCATCCAGATCTTACATTTGTGAGAAAATTTCTCAAGCCTCTGTTTATTGGTGAACTGGCCGAGAATGAGCCCAGCCAGGATCGGGACAAAAAT GCTGAGCAGGTGGAAGACTTTCGAAAGCTACGTAAGACAGCGGAAGAAATGGAACTCTTCAACGCCAGTGTGGTATTTTTCGGTCTCTACCTATCCCACATCCTCTTCCTGGAGCTTCTGGCTTGGGCTACCCTCTCCTACCTTGGTAACGGCTGGATacccaccatcatcaccattctGCTCCTCTCAACCTCTCAG GCCCAGGCTGGTTGGTTGCAGCATGATTTTGGACACCTGTCTGTCTTTAAAAAGTCAAAATGGAACCACATTGGCCATAAGTTCGTCATCGGTCACTTGAAG GGAGCATCAGCCAACTGGTGGAACCATCGTCATTTTCAGCACCACGCCAAGCCTAACATATTCTGCAAGGACCCCGATGTGAATATGGTACACATCTTTGTGCTGGGGGACACACAGCCTGTGGAG TACGGCAAGAAGAAGTTAAAGTACCTGCCCTATAATCACCAACATCAGTATTTTTTTCTGA TCGGACCCCCACTTCTGATCCCCATATACTTCACTGTCCAGATTATGAAGACAATGATAACTCGCAAAGACTGGGTG GATCTAGCTTGGTCGATGTCTTATTACCTTCGTTTTTTCATCAcctttgtacctttctttggctTCTTTGGATCCATAGCGGTACTTACTGTAGTCAG GTTTATTGAGTCACATTGGTTTGTCTGGGTCACACAGATGAATCACATCCCAATGGAAATTGACCATGAGAAGTACAGGGACTGGCTGGATAGTCAG TTGGCAGCGACCTGCAACATTGAGCAATCCTTCTTTAATGACTGGTTCAGCGGGCACCTCAACTTTCAGATCGAGCATCA TCTGTTTCCCACTATGCCTCGGCACAACTACTACAAGATCGCTCCACTTGTGCGTTCTTTGTGCAAGAAGTACAACGTGACCTACGAAGAGAAAACGTTGTACAATGGATTCCGGGACGTTGTTGG ATCTCTGAAGAAGTCGGGTGAGCTGTGGTTAGACGCCTACCTCCACAAGTGA